A stretch of Lathyrus oleraceus cultivar Zhongwan6 chromosome 6, CAAS_Psat_ZW6_1.0, whole genome shotgun sequence DNA encodes these proteins:
- the LOC127093031 gene encoding L-type lectin-domain containing receptor kinase S.6 has product MLCHTLFILHFLLFITFILPSLSLPSQNVTLFGDASFTDTSISLTKQKLTCLSSSTSEMGRAFYLYPVRFLDPLTNSTASFSCRFSFSIHSSPSCPSSSGDGIAFVISSTTDFSSLSNGYMGLPSSDKDSYFAVEFDTSFDPSLGDINGNHIGFDLSSVVSFASVDVLSRGVDLKSGKIITAWIEYRDDMKMVRVWVGYSSARPRTPILASLIDLSEIFREFMHVGFSASNGKGSSIHLVHHWQFKTLSYSHSNSPMDNLEEGDCFLCYAGDSKASKKKGANFQGKKISDLALGIGGITAFVVSALALIVVICVYLKRKKGSVIRKIREGQNCRFQTNKVPMRLSLSQITSATMGFNRDRLVGEGASAKVYKGSLPFGGDVAVKRFEKVDDLDHLHNPFATEFATMVGCLRHKNLVQLKGWCCEENELVLVYEYLPNGSLDKVLHKNLRSSFVLSWKQRVNIILGVAAALTYLHEECERQIIHRDVKTCNIMLDVDFNAKLGDFGLAEVYEHSSSTRDATIPAGTMGYLAPEYVYTGIPTVKTDVYSFGVVMIEVATGRKPVGDDGTVVGDYVWNLWEKNRLVDAADPKLMGEFDIVEMERLLLVGLVCVHPDNEKRPRVRDAARMIKREASVPLLPPCKPRVRIRPICPDETPETQNVGGDWISNDEALYMTPRSQFY; this is encoded by the coding sequence ATGCTTTGTCACACTCTATTCATCCTCCATTTCCTTCTCTTCATCACTTTCATTCTCCCTTCACTCTCTCTCCCTTCACAAAACGTCACACTCTTTGGTGATGCTTCTTTCACAGACACTTCCATTAGTCTCACCAAACAAAAACTCACTTGTCTTTCTTCTTCAACTTCTGAAATGGGAAGAGCTTTCTACCTCTACCCTGTTCGTTTTCTTGATCCTTTAACAAACTCAACCGCTTCTTTTTCGTGTCGTTTCTCTTTCTCAATCCATTCATCACCTTCTTGTCCTTCTTCCTCTGGTGACGGCATTGCCTTTGTCATTTCTTCAACCACTGATTTCTCATCTCTCTCTAATGGTTACATGGGTCTTCCTAGTTCAGATAAAGATTCTTACTTTGCGGTTGAATTCGACACGAGTTTCGATCCTTCTCTCGGTGACATTAATGGTAATCACATTGGTTTTGATCTTAGCAGTGTTGTTTCTTTTGCTTCTGTTGATGTTCTTTCACGTGGGGTTGAtttgaaaagtgggaaaattaTCACTGCATGGATTGAGTATCGAGATGACATGAAAATGGTTCGTGTTTGGGTTGGTTACTCTTCAGCTAGACCTCGAACACCGATTCTTGCATCACTCATTGATCTTTCTGAGATATTCAGAGAGTTTATGCATGTTGGTTTCTCTGCTTCTAATGGAAAAGGTTCAAGTATTCACCTTGTTCATCATTGGCAGTTCAAAACTTTGAGTTATTCTCATTCTAACAGTCCTATGGATAATTTAGAAGAAGGTGATTGTTTCTTGTGCTATGCCGGCGATTCGAAAGCGTCGAAGAAAAAAGGTGCAAATTTTCAAGGGAAAAAGATCAGTGATTTAGCTCTTGGAATTGGTGGAATAACAGCTTTTGTTGTGTCAGCATTGGCATTGATTGTTGTGATATGTGTTTACTTGAAAAGGAAAAAGGGGAGTGTAATTAGAAAGATTAGAGAAGGACAAAACTGTAGATTTCAAACAAATAAAGTTCCAATGAGGTTATCACTTTCACAGATAACATCAGCTACAATGGGGTTTAACAGAGATAGACTAGTCGGTGAAGGTGCTTCTGCAAAAGTTTATAAAGGGTCACTTCCATTTGGAGGTGATGTAGCTGTCAAGAGATTCGAAAAAGTCGATGATTTGGACCATTTACACAACCCTTTCGCAACGGAATTCGCTACAATGGTTGGTTGCTTGCGGCACAAGAATCTGGTTCAGCTCAAAGGATGGTGCTGTGAAGAGAATGAATTGGTTTTGGTTTATGAGTATCTACCAAATGGAAGCCTTGATAAAGTTCTGCATAAAAATTTAAGATCTTCATTTGTGCTTTCATGGAAACAAAGAGTTAATATAATTCTCGGCGTCGCGGCTGCTCTTACCTATCTTCATGAAGAATGTGAGAGACAGATCATTCATAGAGATGTGAAGACATGTAACATAATGCTTGATGTAGATTTCAATGCGAAACTTGGCGATTTCGGGCTTGCAGAAGTGTATGAACATAGTTCTAGCACAAGGGATGCTACTATACCAGCAGGAACAATGGGGTATCTAGCACCGGAATACGTTTACACCGGGATTCCTACCGTGAAGACCGATGTGTATAGTTTCGGAGTCGTGATGATTGAAGTCGCGACAGGGAGGAAGCCCGTTGGAGACGACGGAACTGTCGTTGGCGACTACGTTTGGAATCTGTGGGAAAAGAATAGACTCGTGGACGCAGCGGATCCGAAACTGATGGGGGAATTCGATATTGTTGAGATGGAAAGATTGTTATTGGTAGGACTTGTTTGTGTTCATCCTGATAATGAAAAGAGGCCTAGAGTGAGGGATGCAGCTAGAATGATTAAGAGAGAAGCATCAGTTCCTTTGTTGCCACCATGTAAACCAAGGGTGAGGATTAGGCCTATTTGTCCTGATGAAACACCAGAAACACAGAATGTTGGTGGTGATTGGATTAGTAATGATGAAGCTCTTTATATGACTCCTAGGAGCCAGTTTTACTAG